GAAGGCGCGCTCGCTCAGATCGTTGCAGACGAAATAACCGGCGACATGGTCCAAGGCCGCTTCTTCGGACACGCATTGCGCCTTGCTGCCGATCACCAACGCAAGCTCGGCTTCCCAGTCGGTCTTGGTCGAGCCGCGCGGCAACCGAATGTCATCGTTGGGACCACAATGAGATCCCGCCGCCTTGAGGAAAACCAGGGGCTCGTCAGGGATCGGTATTCCTGCTTCGGCGACGTGGTCTTTGTAGTTGGCACCGATGCCGACGAAATTGAGTGGCCGCGGCACGCACGGACCGATACGCGGCGTGCCCTGGACTTTCGGCAGGTTCTTCCAATCGATGGCGGCGAGCTTTTGCAGCCCCGCTGGCGAAAGCGTCTCTTCGTCGAAGTCGCGCACGATCTGCGACAGGTCGCGGAGTGCCATCTCCGGATCAAGGAGTGCGGGCTTCTCCGCACCTGACGCACCGACACGAAGCAATTTCATGTGATTCCTTTCTCCGGCCGGTGCCATCGCAATCCAAACGGAGGGCGTTCCGTCACGTTTGTTTGCGGCGAAACACACCGTGATATTGCATTCATTCTATGGCACGATGAGTTATGGATCGCAAGTGAATCCTCGTCCAATGGAGCGCGATGGAATTGCTTGCTGCGCCATCGCCTTCGCCAATTGTTCGGGAAATGCATTCTCATTGGCGACGTTCGGGTTCGAACTGCGGCTTTACGAGGGAAAGATGTGCCTTTTCGATGGCTGCCTTGCTTGGGAAATGATTAGCCCACCCTGGCATTGGCATCCGGTTTTGTGATCTATGCGCGTCCGCGCGCTCCGTGTGTCGACGTCAATCTTCAAGAATATGCCTTCAATATCTCTTGCACATGCAGCATGCGTGTGCAAAATTGAATTCAATTAATGAGAGGCGATCGAGCGTCCGTCGACACTTCGGCGCACGTTGACGGCATAGGGGAGGAAAGCCGCGATGGCGGTCAGGGTGGCGCTGGTGACCGGTGCGGGGAGCGGAGTGGGCCAGGCGGCTGCGTTGGCGCTCTTGCGCGAGGGGTTCCGCGTCTTCCTCGTTGGGCGGCGCGAAGCGGCGCTGGAATCGACTCGGTCTCAAGCTGGTGACCGCGCCGAACATGCGTTCGCGATATCGGCTGACGTCACCGATCCGTCGTCGGTGGATGGCGTGTTTTCGGAGGTACGGTCACGGGCTGGTCGGCTCGACCTGCTCTTCAACAATGCCGGGACGAGCGCGCCCAGCGTCCCATTCGACGAGCTGACATACGACCAGTGGACGAAGGTTGTCTCCGTCAATCTGACCGGGGCTTTTCTGGTGGCGCAGGCTGCATTCCGCTTCATGAAGGAGCAGCGGCCCCAGGGAGGGCGGATCATCAACAATGGGTCGATCTCCGCGCATGCTCCCCGACCGAATTCGGCTCCCTACACGGCAACCAAGCACGCGATCACCGGGTTGACGCGATCCCTGTCCCTCGACGGCCGGGCGCATGACATTGCCTGCGGCCAGATCGACATCGGCAACGCTGAGACGCAGATGGCATCCGCCACCGCGAAGGGGGCCGCGCAAGCCAATGGGACAATTATGCCCGAGCCGATGTTCGATCCGTGTCACGTCGGCGACACCATCGTTCACATGGCGCGCCTGCCGCTCGAGGCCAACGTCCAGTTCATCACTGTGATGGCGACGAAGATGCCCTTT
The window above is part of the Labrys wisconsinensis genome. Proteins encoded here:
- a CDS encoding fumarylacetoacetate hydrolase family protein, coding for MKLLRVGASGAEKPALLDPEMALRDLSQIVRDFDEETLSPAGLQKLAAIDWKNLPKVQGTPRIGPCVPRPLNFVGIGANYKDHVAEAGIPIPDEPLVFLKAAGSHCGPNDDIRLPRGSTKTDWEAELALVIGSKAQCVSEEAALDHVAGYFVCNDLSERAFQNERGGSMIKGKGCDTFGPVGPWLVTKDEVADPQSLGVWLEVDGVRRQSGNTEQMIFGVRKLISHVSHFFTLFPGDIISTGTPGGVAMGMKPKPMYLEAGQTVRLGVEGLGEQTHRVVQG
- a CDS encoding SDR family oxidoreductase, with translation MAVRVALVTGAGSGVGQAAALALLREGFRVFLVGRREAALESTRSQAGDRAEHAFAISADVTDPSSVDGVFSEVRSRAGRLDLLFNNAGTSAPSVPFDELTYDQWTKVVSVNLTGAFLVAQAAFRFMKEQRPQGGRIINNGSISAHAPRPNSAPYTATKHAITGLTRSLSLDGRAHDIACGQIDIGNAETQMASATAKGAAQANGTIMPEPMFDPCHVGDTIVHMARLPLEANVQFITVMATKMPFIGRG